The Populus alba chromosome 6, ASM523922v2, whole genome shotgun sequence genome contains a region encoding:
- the LOC118032614 gene encoding uncharacterized protein codes for MGKRKRSSGDHNKTKCTSSSDDLPCSSGTELLSREKSYLLESSESRPLIPMVDTSDNTVKVLNAQHSHAHQNHNLGRSIVLKRSRHYYGHQYSRRNLGSHADASTSHGKTALSRNERLTFKLISQPGSKPGCHTENKEIEFSRPDRVRFSSLVMNAVSSDAVKMVCGICQKLVRRKNYFLGNALTTGEFSVVAILVCGHVYHSECLEQKTSIEDMRDPPCPLCSGLLSEADASREEE; via the exons atggggaagagaaagagaagtagTGGTGATCATAACAAGACCAAGTGCACTTCTTCTTCGG ATGACTTGCCATGCTCTTCTGGAACAGAATTGTTGTCTAGAGAG AAATCTTATTTGCTAGAGTCTAGTGAATCAAGGCCTCTCATACCCATGGTGGATACTTCAGATAACACTGTAAAGGTATTGAATGCGCAACATTCTCATGCACATCAGAATCACAACCTTGGCCGTTCAATAGTCTTGAAACGATCACGACACTACTATGGTCATCAGTACTCCCGGAGAAACTTGGGGAGCCATGCTGATGCATCAACTTCTCATGGGAAGACTGCCCTTTCACGTAATGAGAGGCTTACCTTCAAGCTTATCAGCCAACCAGGCTCCAAGCCTGGGTGCCATACAG AAAACAAGGAAATAGAATTTAGCAGGCCAGACAGGGTTAGATTCAGTTCCTTGGTAATGAATGCAGTTTCATCTGATGCAGTGAAGATGGTGTGTGGAATCTGTCAGAAACTAGTGAGaaggaaaaattattttctaggaAATGCATTAACTACTGGTGAATTCTCTGTTGTGGCCATTCTAGTTTGCGGTCATGTTTATCATTCAGAATGTTTGGAGCAGAAAACAAGTATTGAAGATATGCGTGACCCTCCCTGCCCATTGTGCTCGGGCTTGCTCTCTGAAGCAGATGCCTCTAGAGAAGAAGAGTAA
- the LOC118032613 gene encoding uncharacterized protein isoform X1, whose translation MPREKLILICQSGGEFVTNDDGSLSYNGGEAHALDINIETVFDDLKLKLAEMCNLEYESLSMKYFIPGNKRTLITVSSDKDLKRVFDFHGNSITADVFVMGREGFKHEDYMHTSSSFKNYRGSGIQLAETVLSPVPITVAPAAAAFGGRRVLSSKSKRAAKDKAQSRAPSCLAVTTPTVTPATVASGSRRVLSSKTANAANAEAKSPASVALAIISKQSPATITKDPGVASLIPTDLVTVPVDTTVHDSVTVDMNTSPADTVKKRRRIASWNISANGPSIVLDDNDDNNDNTDDVNGETRSTSRKTNTRTRKSTSRKKNAWDHDNAFVDVEIEWQSDNEDSELCVHGVNSKDVSVERMVASWKKRITGVGQDFKDVAEFRDALQKYSIARRFAYRLKKNDTNRASGRCVVEGCSWRIHASWVESEQVFRIKKMNKSHTCEGESWKRATPNKNWLVSIIKDRLRQTPQQKPKDIANGLFQDFGVALNYSQVWRGIEDAKEQLQGSKKEAYNMLPWFCDKIVEANPGSFVKLSVDDDSKFQCLFVSFHASMYGFQNGCRPILFLDSTTLKSKYHEILLTATALDGDDGLFPVSIAIVDIENGDNWKWFLKQLKAAISTSQSVTFVSDKEKGLMKSVLEVFENAHHGYSIYHLLENLRRNWKGPFHGDGKVSLPGSLVAAAHAVRLDGFRMHTEQIKRISSKVYDWLMQIEPECWTNALFKGERYNHITVDVAATYTDWIEEVRELPIIRKLEALTCKIMGLIRTCQMDSNGWTAKLTPSKEKKLQEDALRAQFLKVLFSSDTLFEVHDDSIHVVDTEKRDCTCLEWKLTGLPCRHAIAVFKCKGSSMYDYCSKYYTVDSFRMTYSKSIHPVLDNFKDLAEEKEVSGSVQVLPPNTPRPPIQPEEKRYYYRKGEPTRVMSCSRCKGEGHNKATCKQPTLPLEHAPALALDAPTPALALALDAPALALDAPTPAPALALDAPAPVLALDAPAPVLALDAPALALDAPAPGGRELAFIAQPLEHATAPGGEELTLIEPCPGSPSPAQVS comes from the exons ATGCCAAGGGAAAAGCTTATACTAATCTGCCAGTCTGGTGGTGAATTTGTGACGAATGATGATGGGAGTTTATCATATAATGGAGGAGAGGCACATGCCCTAGATATCAATATTGAAACTGTGTTTGATGATCTGAAATTAAAATTGGCGGAAATGTGTAACTTGGAATATGAATCTTTGTCAATGAAGTATTTTATCCCTGGAAACAAGCGAACTCTAATTACTGTATCTAGTGACAAAGACCTGAAAAGGGTGTTTGATTTTCATGGGAACTCGATCACAGCAGATGTATTTGTCATGGGAAGAGAAGGTTTTAAACATGAAGACTACATGCATACTAGCAG tagttttaaaaattacagaGGAAGTGGGATCCAACTAGCTGAAACTGTGCTGTCCCCAGTTCCTATCACAGTCGCTCCTGCTGCAGCCGCCTTTGGCGGCCGTCGTGTATTGTCATCTAAATCGAAAAGAGCTGCCAAGGATAAAGCCCAAAGCCGTGCACCATCCTGTCTTGCTGTCACTACTCCAACAGTCACTCCTGCTACTGTTGCCTCTGGTAGTCGTCGCGTATTGTCTTCTAAAACTGCAAATGCTGCCAATGCAGAAGCTAAAAGCCCTGCTAGTGTGGCACTGGCCATTATCTCAAAACAATCTCCTGCCACCATTACCAAGGATCCTGGTGTTGCTAGTTTGATTCCAACAGATCTTGTCACTGTTCCTGTTGATACAACTGTCCATGACTCAGTTACAGTTGATATGAATACTTCCCCTGCTGACACTGTTAAGAAGCGAAGGCGCATTGCATCCTGGAATATCAGTGCCAATGGTCCCAGCATTGTTCTTGATGACAATGACGACAACAATGACAATACTGATGATGTTAATGGAGAGACCAGAAGCACGTCGCGAAAGACGAACACGAGGACAAGAAAAAGTACATCAAGGAAGAAGAACGCTTGGGACCATGATAATGCCTTTGTAGATGTCGAAATAGAATGGCAATCAGACAATGAAGATAGTGAACTATGTGTACATGGTGTGAACTCTAAGGATGTTTCAGTGGAAAGGATGGTTGCCTCTTGGAAAAAGAGAATTACTGGGGTAGGCCAGGACTTCAAAGATGTAGCTGAATTTCGTGATGCCCTGCAGAAATATTCCATTGCACGCCGTTTTGCGTACAGATTGAAAAAGAATGACACTAATCGAGCAAGTGGCAGATGTGTGGTTGAAGGCTGTTCTTGGAGGATTCATGCATCTTGGGTCGAATCTGAACAAGTATTTAggataaaaaagatgaataagTCACATACTTGTGAAGGAGAATCATGGAAGCGTGCTACTCCAAATAAAAATTGGCTGGTCAGTATCATAAAAGACAGGTTAAGACAGACACCGCAGCAAAAACCAAAGGACATTGCCAATGGCCTTTTCCAAGATTTTGGGGTGGCGTTGAACTATTCTCAAGTGTGGCGTGGAATTGAGGATGCAAAGGAGCAACTTCAGGGTTCCAAGAAAGAGGCATATAACATGTTGCCTTGGTTTTGTGATAAGATAGTGGAGGCAAATCCTGGCAGTTTTGTGAAGCTTTCTGTTGATGATGACAGCAAATTTCAGTGTCTTTTTGTATCCTTTCATGCCTCAATGTATGGTTTTCAGAATGGTTGTCGCCCAATTCTCTTTCTTGACTCTAcaactttaaaatcaaaataccaTGAGATTTTGCTGACAGCTACTGCATTAGATGGAGATGACGGGCTTTTTCCAGTTTCCATTGCTATAGTGGACATTGAAAATGGTGATAATTGGAAATGGTTTTTGAAGCAGTTGAAAGCTGCAATTTCAACTTCACAATCAGTAACTTTTGTCTCTGATAAAGAGAAGGGGTTGATGAAATCAGTGCTTGAAGTATTTGAGAATGCTCACCATGGTTACTCTATATACCATCTGCTGGAAAACTTGAGGAGAAATTGGAAGGGGCCATTCCATGGAGACGGGAAAGTTTCTTTGCCTGGAAGTTTAGTGGCAGCTGCCCACGCAGTCCGACTTGATGGTTTTAGAATGCACACGGAGCAAATTAAACGGATTTCTTCAAAAGTTTATGATTGGCTTATGCAGATCGAACCAGAATGTTGGACGAATGCACTATTCAAGGGAGAGCGTTATAATCATATTACAGTTGATGTTGCAGCAACATACACTGACTGGATTGAAGAAGTGCGGGAGCTACCTATAATACGGAAGCTGGAAGCACTTACATGCAAGATAATGGGGTTGATCCGCACATGTCAAATGGATTCAAATGGCTGGACTGCAAAACTTACTCCATCCAAGGAGAAAAAGCTACAAGAAGATGCTCTGAGAGctcaatttttaaaagtattattctCATCCGATACCTTATTTGAGGTTCATGATGACTCTATTCATGTCGTGGATACTGAAAAAAGGGACTGCACTTGTCTCGAGTGGAAACTGACTGGGCTCCCTTGTCGCCATGCTATTGCTGTCTTTAAATGCAAAGGCAGTAGCATGTATGATTATTGTTCAAAATACTACACTGTTGATAGCTTTCGCATGACGTATTCAAAGTCAATACACCCTGTTTTAGACAATTTCAAGGATCTGGCTGAAGAAAAAGAAGTCTCCGGGTCGGTGCAGGTGCTTCCTCCTAATACCCCAAGGCCTCCAATCCAGCCGGAGGAAAAACGATATTACTACAGAAAGGGAGAACCCACAAGGGTAATGTCTTGCAGCAGATGCAAGGGAGAAGGGCACAATAAGGCTACATGCAAGCAACCCACCCTACCCCTGGAACATGCCCCAGCACTAGCCCTTGATGCCCCAACTCCAGCTCTAGCTCTAGCTCTTGATGCCCCAGCCCTAGCCCTTGATGCCCCAACGCCAGCTCCAGCTCTAGCTCTTGATGCCCCAGCTCCAGTTCTAGCTCTTGATGCCCCTGCTCCAGTTCTAGCTCTTGATGCTCCAGCTCTAGCCCTTGATGCCCCAGCCCCTGGTGGCAGAGAGCTGGCATTCATAGCCCAGCCCTTGGAACATGCTACCGCCCCAGGTGGTGAAGAGCTGACATTGATAGAGCCCTGTCCTGGTAGTCCAAGCCCAGCTCAAGTTTCTTAA
- the LOC118032613 gene encoding uncharacterized protein isoform X3 gives MPREKLILICQSGGEFVTNDDGSLSYNGGEAHALDINIETVFDDLKLKLAEMCNLEYESLSMKYFIPGNKRTLITVSSDKDLKRVFDFHGNSITADVFVMGREGFKHEDYMHTSRGSGIQLAETVLSPVPITVAPAAAAFGGRRVLSSKSKRAAKDKAQSRAPSCLAVTTPTVTPATVASGSRRVLSSKTANAANAEAKSPASVALAIISKQSPATITKDPGVASLIPTDLVTVPVDTTVHDSVTVDMNTSPADTVKKRRRIASWNISANGPSIVLDDNDDNNDNTDDVNGETRSTSRKTNTRTRKSTSRKKNAWDHDNAFVDVEIEWQSDNEDSELCVHGVNSKDVSVERMVASWKKRITGVGQDFKDVAEFRDALQKYSIARRFAYRLKKNDTNRASGRCVVEGCSWRIHASWVESEQVFRIKKMNKSHTCEGESWKRATPNKNWLVSIIKDRLRQTPQQKPKDIANGLFQDFGVALNYSQVWRGIEDAKEQLQGSKKEAYNMLPWFCDKIVEANPGSFVKLSVDDDSKFQCLFVSFHASMYGFQNGCRPILFLDSTTLKSKYHEILLTATALDGDDGLFPVSIAIVDIENGDNWKWFLKQLKAAISTSQSVTFVSDKEKGLMKSVLEVFENAHHGYSIYHLLENLRRNWKGPFHGDGKVSLPGSLVAAAHAVRLDGFRMHTEQIKRISSKVYDWLMQIEPECWTNALFKGERYNHITVDVAATYTDWIEEVRELPIIRKLEALTCKIMGLIRTCQMDSNGWTAKLTPSKEKKLQEDALRAQFLKVLFSSDTLFEVHDDSIHVVDTEKRDCTCLEWKLTGLPCRHAIAVFKCKGSSMYDYCSKYYTVDSFRMTYSKSIHPVLDNFKDLAEEKEVSGSVQVLPPNTPRPPIQPEEKRYYYRKGEPTRVMSCSRCKGEGHNKATCKQPTLPLEHAPALALDAPTPALALALDAPALALDAPTPAPALALDAPAPVLALDAPAPVLALDAPALALDAPAPGGRELAFIAQPLEHATAPGGEELTLIEPCPGSPSPAQVS, from the exons ATGCCAAGGGAAAAGCTTATACTAATCTGCCAGTCTGGTGGTGAATTTGTGACGAATGATGATGGGAGTTTATCATATAATGGAGGAGAGGCACATGCCCTAGATATCAATATTGAAACTGTGTTTGATGATCTGAAATTAAAATTGGCGGAAATGTGTAACTTGGAATATGAATCTTTGTCAATGAAGTATTTTATCCCTGGAAACAAGCGAACTCTAATTACTGTATCTAGTGACAAAGACCTGAAAAGGGTGTTTGATTTTCATGGGAACTCGATCACAGCAGATGTATTTGTCATGGGAAGAGAAGGTTTTAAACATGAAGACTACATGCATACTAGCAG aGGAAGTGGGATCCAACTAGCTGAAACTGTGCTGTCCCCAGTTCCTATCACAGTCGCTCCTGCTGCAGCCGCCTTTGGCGGCCGTCGTGTATTGTCATCTAAATCGAAAAGAGCTGCCAAGGATAAAGCCCAAAGCCGTGCACCATCCTGTCTTGCTGTCACTACTCCAACAGTCACTCCTGCTACTGTTGCCTCTGGTAGTCGTCGCGTATTGTCTTCTAAAACTGCAAATGCTGCCAATGCAGAAGCTAAAAGCCCTGCTAGTGTGGCACTGGCCATTATCTCAAAACAATCTCCTGCCACCATTACCAAGGATCCTGGTGTTGCTAGTTTGATTCCAACAGATCTTGTCACTGTTCCTGTTGATACAACTGTCCATGACTCAGTTACAGTTGATATGAATACTTCCCCTGCTGACACTGTTAAGAAGCGAAGGCGCATTGCATCCTGGAATATCAGTGCCAATGGTCCCAGCATTGTTCTTGATGACAATGACGACAACAATGACAATACTGATGATGTTAATGGAGAGACCAGAAGCACGTCGCGAAAGACGAACACGAGGACAAGAAAAAGTACATCAAGGAAGAAGAACGCTTGGGACCATGATAATGCCTTTGTAGATGTCGAAATAGAATGGCAATCAGACAATGAAGATAGTGAACTATGTGTACATGGTGTGAACTCTAAGGATGTTTCAGTGGAAAGGATGGTTGCCTCTTGGAAAAAGAGAATTACTGGGGTAGGCCAGGACTTCAAAGATGTAGCTGAATTTCGTGATGCCCTGCAGAAATATTCCATTGCACGCCGTTTTGCGTACAGATTGAAAAAGAATGACACTAATCGAGCAAGTGGCAGATGTGTGGTTGAAGGCTGTTCTTGGAGGATTCATGCATCTTGGGTCGAATCTGAACAAGTATTTAggataaaaaagatgaataagTCACATACTTGTGAAGGAGAATCATGGAAGCGTGCTACTCCAAATAAAAATTGGCTGGTCAGTATCATAAAAGACAGGTTAAGACAGACACCGCAGCAAAAACCAAAGGACATTGCCAATGGCCTTTTCCAAGATTTTGGGGTGGCGTTGAACTATTCTCAAGTGTGGCGTGGAATTGAGGATGCAAAGGAGCAACTTCAGGGTTCCAAGAAAGAGGCATATAACATGTTGCCTTGGTTTTGTGATAAGATAGTGGAGGCAAATCCTGGCAGTTTTGTGAAGCTTTCTGTTGATGATGACAGCAAATTTCAGTGTCTTTTTGTATCCTTTCATGCCTCAATGTATGGTTTTCAGAATGGTTGTCGCCCAATTCTCTTTCTTGACTCTAcaactttaaaatcaaaataccaTGAGATTTTGCTGACAGCTACTGCATTAGATGGAGATGACGGGCTTTTTCCAGTTTCCATTGCTATAGTGGACATTGAAAATGGTGATAATTGGAAATGGTTTTTGAAGCAGTTGAAAGCTGCAATTTCAACTTCACAATCAGTAACTTTTGTCTCTGATAAAGAGAAGGGGTTGATGAAATCAGTGCTTGAAGTATTTGAGAATGCTCACCATGGTTACTCTATATACCATCTGCTGGAAAACTTGAGGAGAAATTGGAAGGGGCCATTCCATGGAGACGGGAAAGTTTCTTTGCCTGGAAGTTTAGTGGCAGCTGCCCACGCAGTCCGACTTGATGGTTTTAGAATGCACACGGAGCAAATTAAACGGATTTCTTCAAAAGTTTATGATTGGCTTATGCAGATCGAACCAGAATGTTGGACGAATGCACTATTCAAGGGAGAGCGTTATAATCATATTACAGTTGATGTTGCAGCAACATACACTGACTGGATTGAAGAAGTGCGGGAGCTACCTATAATACGGAAGCTGGAAGCACTTACATGCAAGATAATGGGGTTGATCCGCACATGTCAAATGGATTCAAATGGCTGGACTGCAAAACTTACTCCATCCAAGGAGAAAAAGCTACAAGAAGATGCTCTGAGAGctcaatttttaaaagtattattctCATCCGATACCTTATTTGAGGTTCATGATGACTCTATTCATGTCGTGGATACTGAAAAAAGGGACTGCACTTGTCTCGAGTGGAAACTGACTGGGCTCCCTTGTCGCCATGCTATTGCTGTCTTTAAATGCAAAGGCAGTAGCATGTATGATTATTGTTCAAAATACTACACTGTTGATAGCTTTCGCATGACGTATTCAAAGTCAATACACCCTGTTTTAGACAATTTCAAGGATCTGGCTGAAGAAAAAGAAGTCTCCGGGTCGGTGCAGGTGCTTCCTCCTAATACCCCAAGGCCTCCAATCCAGCCGGAGGAAAAACGATATTACTACAGAAAGGGAGAACCCACAAGGGTAATGTCTTGCAGCAGATGCAAGGGAGAAGGGCACAATAAGGCTACATGCAAGCAACCCACCCTACCCCTGGAACATGCCCCAGCACTAGCCCTTGATGCCCCAACTCCAGCTCTAGCTCTAGCTCTTGATGCCCCAGCCCTAGCCCTTGATGCCCCAACGCCAGCTCCAGCTCTAGCTCTTGATGCCCCAGCTCCAGTTCTAGCTCTTGATGCCCCTGCTCCAGTTCTAGCTCTTGATGCTCCAGCTCTAGCCCTTGATGCCCCAGCCCCTGGTGGCAGAGAGCTGGCATTCATAGCCCAGCCCTTGGAACATGCTACCGCCCCAGGTGGTGAAGAGCTGACATTGATAGAGCCCTGTCCTGGTAGTCCAAGCCCAGCTCAAGTTTCTTAA
- the LOC118032613 gene encoding uncharacterized protein isoform X2, with protein MPREKLILICQSGGEFVTNDDGSLSYNGGEAHALDINIETVFDDLKLKLAEMCNLEYESLSMKYFIPGNKRTLITVSSDKDLKRVFDFHGNSITADVFVMGREGFKHEDYMHTSSFKNYRGSGIQLAETVLSPVPITVAPAAAAFGGRRVLSSKSKRAAKDKAQSRAPSCLAVTTPTVTPATVASGSRRVLSSKTANAANAEAKSPASVALAIISKQSPATITKDPGVASLIPTDLVTVPVDTTVHDSVTVDMNTSPADTVKKRRRIASWNISANGPSIVLDDNDDNNDNTDDVNGETRSTSRKTNTRTRKSTSRKKNAWDHDNAFVDVEIEWQSDNEDSELCVHGVNSKDVSVERMVASWKKRITGVGQDFKDVAEFRDALQKYSIARRFAYRLKKNDTNRASGRCVVEGCSWRIHASWVESEQVFRIKKMNKSHTCEGESWKRATPNKNWLVSIIKDRLRQTPQQKPKDIANGLFQDFGVALNYSQVWRGIEDAKEQLQGSKKEAYNMLPWFCDKIVEANPGSFVKLSVDDDSKFQCLFVSFHASMYGFQNGCRPILFLDSTTLKSKYHEILLTATALDGDDGLFPVSIAIVDIENGDNWKWFLKQLKAAISTSQSVTFVSDKEKGLMKSVLEVFENAHHGYSIYHLLENLRRNWKGPFHGDGKVSLPGSLVAAAHAVRLDGFRMHTEQIKRISSKVYDWLMQIEPECWTNALFKGERYNHITVDVAATYTDWIEEVRELPIIRKLEALTCKIMGLIRTCQMDSNGWTAKLTPSKEKKLQEDALRAQFLKVLFSSDTLFEVHDDSIHVVDTEKRDCTCLEWKLTGLPCRHAIAVFKCKGSSMYDYCSKYYTVDSFRMTYSKSIHPVLDNFKDLAEEKEVSGSVQVLPPNTPRPPIQPEEKRYYYRKGEPTRVMSCSRCKGEGHNKATCKQPTLPLEHAPALALDAPTPALALALDAPALALDAPTPAPALALDAPAPVLALDAPAPVLALDAPALALDAPAPGGRELAFIAQPLEHATAPGGEELTLIEPCPGSPSPAQVS; from the exons ATGCCAAGGGAAAAGCTTATACTAATCTGCCAGTCTGGTGGTGAATTTGTGACGAATGATGATGGGAGTTTATCATATAATGGAGGAGAGGCACATGCCCTAGATATCAATATTGAAACTGTGTTTGATGATCTGAAATTAAAATTGGCGGAAATGTGTAACTTGGAATATGAATCTTTGTCAATGAAGTATTTTATCCCTGGAAACAAGCGAACTCTAATTACTGTATCTAGTGACAAAGACCTGAAAAGGGTGTTTGATTTTCATGGGAACTCGATCACAGCAGATGTATTTGTCATGGGAAGAGAAGGTTTTAAACATGAAGACTACATGCATACTAGCAG ttttaaaaattacagaGGAAGTGGGATCCAACTAGCTGAAACTGTGCTGTCCCCAGTTCCTATCACAGTCGCTCCTGCTGCAGCCGCCTTTGGCGGCCGTCGTGTATTGTCATCTAAATCGAAAAGAGCTGCCAAGGATAAAGCCCAAAGCCGTGCACCATCCTGTCTTGCTGTCACTACTCCAACAGTCACTCCTGCTACTGTTGCCTCTGGTAGTCGTCGCGTATTGTCTTCTAAAACTGCAAATGCTGCCAATGCAGAAGCTAAAAGCCCTGCTAGTGTGGCACTGGCCATTATCTCAAAACAATCTCCTGCCACCATTACCAAGGATCCTGGTGTTGCTAGTTTGATTCCAACAGATCTTGTCACTGTTCCTGTTGATACAACTGTCCATGACTCAGTTACAGTTGATATGAATACTTCCCCTGCTGACACTGTTAAGAAGCGAAGGCGCATTGCATCCTGGAATATCAGTGCCAATGGTCCCAGCATTGTTCTTGATGACAATGACGACAACAATGACAATACTGATGATGTTAATGGAGAGACCAGAAGCACGTCGCGAAAGACGAACACGAGGACAAGAAAAAGTACATCAAGGAAGAAGAACGCTTGGGACCATGATAATGCCTTTGTAGATGTCGAAATAGAATGGCAATCAGACAATGAAGATAGTGAACTATGTGTACATGGTGTGAACTCTAAGGATGTTTCAGTGGAAAGGATGGTTGCCTCTTGGAAAAAGAGAATTACTGGGGTAGGCCAGGACTTCAAAGATGTAGCTGAATTTCGTGATGCCCTGCAGAAATATTCCATTGCACGCCGTTTTGCGTACAGATTGAAAAAGAATGACACTAATCGAGCAAGTGGCAGATGTGTGGTTGAAGGCTGTTCTTGGAGGATTCATGCATCTTGGGTCGAATCTGAACAAGTATTTAggataaaaaagatgaataagTCACATACTTGTGAAGGAGAATCATGGAAGCGTGCTACTCCAAATAAAAATTGGCTGGTCAGTATCATAAAAGACAGGTTAAGACAGACACCGCAGCAAAAACCAAAGGACATTGCCAATGGCCTTTTCCAAGATTTTGGGGTGGCGTTGAACTATTCTCAAGTGTGGCGTGGAATTGAGGATGCAAAGGAGCAACTTCAGGGTTCCAAGAAAGAGGCATATAACATGTTGCCTTGGTTTTGTGATAAGATAGTGGAGGCAAATCCTGGCAGTTTTGTGAAGCTTTCTGTTGATGATGACAGCAAATTTCAGTGTCTTTTTGTATCCTTTCATGCCTCAATGTATGGTTTTCAGAATGGTTGTCGCCCAATTCTCTTTCTTGACTCTAcaactttaaaatcaaaataccaTGAGATTTTGCTGACAGCTACTGCATTAGATGGAGATGACGGGCTTTTTCCAGTTTCCATTGCTATAGTGGACATTGAAAATGGTGATAATTGGAAATGGTTTTTGAAGCAGTTGAAAGCTGCAATTTCAACTTCACAATCAGTAACTTTTGTCTCTGATAAAGAGAAGGGGTTGATGAAATCAGTGCTTGAAGTATTTGAGAATGCTCACCATGGTTACTCTATATACCATCTGCTGGAAAACTTGAGGAGAAATTGGAAGGGGCCATTCCATGGAGACGGGAAAGTTTCTTTGCCTGGAAGTTTAGTGGCAGCTGCCCACGCAGTCCGACTTGATGGTTTTAGAATGCACACGGAGCAAATTAAACGGATTTCTTCAAAAGTTTATGATTGGCTTATGCAGATCGAACCAGAATGTTGGACGAATGCACTATTCAAGGGAGAGCGTTATAATCATATTACAGTTGATGTTGCAGCAACATACACTGACTGGATTGAAGAAGTGCGGGAGCTACCTATAATACGGAAGCTGGAAGCACTTACATGCAAGATAATGGGGTTGATCCGCACATGTCAAATGGATTCAAATGGCTGGACTGCAAAACTTACTCCATCCAAGGAGAAAAAGCTACAAGAAGATGCTCTGAGAGctcaatttttaaaagtattattctCATCCGATACCTTATTTGAGGTTCATGATGACTCTATTCATGTCGTGGATACTGAAAAAAGGGACTGCACTTGTCTCGAGTGGAAACTGACTGGGCTCCCTTGTCGCCATGCTATTGCTGTCTTTAAATGCAAAGGCAGTAGCATGTATGATTATTGTTCAAAATACTACACTGTTGATAGCTTTCGCATGACGTATTCAAAGTCAATACACCCTGTTTTAGACAATTTCAAGGATCTGGCTGAAGAAAAAGAAGTCTCCGGGTCGGTGCAGGTGCTTCCTCCTAATACCCCAAGGCCTCCAATCCAGCCGGAGGAAAAACGATATTACTACAGAAAGGGAGAACCCACAAGGGTAATGTCTTGCAGCAGATGCAAGGGAGAAGGGCACAATAAGGCTACATGCAAGCAACCCACCCTACCCCTGGAACATGCCCCAGCACTAGCCCTTGATGCCCCAACTCCAGCTCTAGCTCTAGCTCTTGATGCCCCAGCCCTAGCCCTTGATGCCCCAACGCCAGCTCCAGCTCTAGCTCTTGATGCCCCAGCTCCAGTTCTAGCTCTTGATGCCCCTGCTCCAGTTCTAGCTCTTGATGCTCCAGCTCTAGCCCTTGATGCCCCAGCCCCTGGTGGCAGAGAGCTGGCATTCATAGCCCAGCCCTTGGAACATGCTACCGCCCCAGGTGGTGAAGAGCTGACATTGATAGAGCCCTGTCCTGGTAGTCCAAGCCCAGCTCAAGTTTCTTAA